A stretch of DNA from Halopiger xanaduensis SH-6:
TCTTGGAGCCGACGACGACGAGTCCGATATCCGTCTCGTCGCTGTACTCGAGAATGTCCTCGTGGGGTACGCCGTGGCGAATCTCGGCGACCGTCTCGAGTCCGGCCTCGGCCGCGCGGTCGGTGATCTCCGCGACCGCGTCGCGGCCCGCCTGCTCGAGGGCGTGCTCGAGGCCTTCGAATTCGTGGACGTACTCGTCGCCGGGGTAGGAACTGTACGCGTCGGCGTCGACGACGTACAGCACGTGCAACTCGGCGTCGTACCGCTGGGCGGCATCGACCGCGTGCTCGATCGCGCGATCGACTCCGGGGCTCATATCGGTCGGAAGCAGTATTTTATCGTACATTACGTATTACGTCTCCGCGTTGACTGATAAATCGCGGGCGCTGTTCTATCGGTTTTAGATCGGACGGTTGTATTCAAGTATCTGCGGCAGCGGTTAGGCAGAAGTAGAGTCGGTAGGGCGACCGCGTCGTGGTCGGGTCGTAGGGACCTCGACCGTACCGACGGTGACTGGCTATTGTCGTCGATCGCTCACGCCGACGCGTCGTAGCCGGCGTCCTCGACGGCGCCGACCAGCGCATCCGGATCGGCGGTACCCTCGACCGTCGCGGTCTCGGCGTCGCGATCGGCCGTCGCCTCCGAGACGCCCTCGACGTCCTCGAGGGCCTCCTCGACGGTCTGTTCGCAGTGTTCACAGGACATCCCTTCGACGGTGATCGTCTGACTCATGGTCGGGTGAAGCTAACGGGGCCTGATCTTTGTGGGTTTCCCCTTCGATTCGAACGTTCCGCGCCGACCGAACCCGAACGAT
This window harbors:
- a CDS encoding universal stress protein, which encodes MYDKILLPTDMSPGVDRAIEHAVDAAQRYDAELHVLYVVDADAYSSYPGDEYVHEFEGLEHALEQAGRDAVAEITDRAAEAGLETVAEIRHGVPHEDILEYSDETDIGLVVVGSKNRPGEYRRLLGSVAERVARMADRPVTIVKTPVEDA
- a CDS encoding heavy-metal-associated domain-containing protein — protein: MSQTITVEGMSCEHCEQTVEEALEDVEGVSEATADRDAETATVEGTADPDALVGAVEDAGYDASA